A window from Hemicordylus capensis ecotype Gifberg chromosome 2, rHemCap1.1.pri, whole genome shotgun sequence encodes these proteins:
- the LOC128347426 gene encoding zinc finger BED domain-containing protein 4-like isoform X2, translated as MPTQQPGDGWKSETEEEPHRPLLERANYKEESPQSKTTEARERWVEESSASQRDDFQELSVQEKIDKGKESNKCPVCGEIFHWKPSMMSHLKTHMGERPFHCLTGGNNFREETLPMTAGEEVIVLAATHTSPARSVSSSSLIPFVSAAPHSETEEEREELIQLPGHSWIEDSGGGPQKEPAAPVPPPPKRGRTSSDGSVVWDHFELCPGDPTHATCTHCRAQVSRGKDPKRLTTTGMLRHLQRRHLGILPPSDIARCGVPSTSNSKAVAYPVGKQSGHPEPHLITRAIAEMIALDDQPFQVVENAGFRRLLLLLAPYYKIPSRTTFSRWVVPSLYQACREAVSGLLHAAAPDTSVHFTADLWTSSSGLHTFLSLTAHWWGQESEGTSAAGCVASPSHGAKHRWALLYVKVVDTNHTTDELSVAMNRQVEGWLSGQPNLHRGFIVTDSGLNIVKAGEQLQFVSIHCVAHTLNLVVRDALGLSGAKARRGIRAEGAKRQSAAAMAALVDRCRRIAAFFHRSEKGRQMLKERQVELGLPEHLIPQDVPTRWNSTFLLLQRLQEQELAIHGLASRNGLEVCDLSTQDWGLISEVVLTLEPFFVATNSLCAEAATLSQALPAALLLEKTMGELQSTLNTEEAIALAGRLRTGVVDRLSTPLGESAAHVLSCLCDPRMKGKAVTPDQLPRWRALLVEEVRQAQERRLGHSQEEGAGVPTASAQSTPSSSTTTASGSSSMVSLAGSAEPVVPPQHSTRWFKQRSLGVLPGLREEPFRSAEQSVLQYLQEPVAGLEMEPIQFWATRCQVWPDLATVARRFLSCPPSTVQSERVFSMAGDVVTPLRSRLKADLVERLVFLKANLPLLGYPEGTMGKLKTPHRSSLVAPRDTKVSGVVEHDGCNLLPSPQKKWASG; from the exons atgccaactcagcaaccag GTGATGGGTGGAAGAGTGAGACTGAGGAAGAACCACACAGACCATTATTGGAGAGAGCTAACTATAAGGAAGAGAGCCCGCAGAGCAAGACAACTGAAGCAAGAGAGAGATGGGTGGAGGAATCTTCTGCTTCCCAGCGTGATGACTTCCAGGAACTCTCAGTCCAAGAAAAAATAGACAAGGGAAAGGAAAGCAACAAGTGTCCTGTGTGTGGGGAAATCTTCCATTGGAAACCAAGCATGATGAGCCACCTGAAAACTCATATGGGGGAGAGACCGTTTCATTGCCTCACAGGTGGAAATAATTTTAGGGAAGAAACTCTTCCTATGACAGcaggggaggaagtgattgtgttgGCTGCTACACAcactagcccagccagatcagtcTCATCATCTTCCCTAATCCCCTTTGTCAGTGCAGCCCCCCattctgagactgaggaggagcgggaggaactcattcagcttcctgGACATTCTTGGATCGAGGAtagtggtggtggcccccagaaggaaccagcagccccagtaccaccacctcCTAAACGGGGCCGGACTAGCTCTGATGGCAGCGttgtgtgggaccactttgagctctgccctggTGACCCTACACATGCTACCTGTAcacactgcagggcacaggtcagcagggggaaggaccCCAAGCGTCTGACGACGACGGGGATGCTGAGGCACCTGCAACGGCGTCATCTGGGTATCCTTCCTCCTTCTGACATCGCTAGATGTGGCGTGCCCTCGACTAGCAACAGCAAAGCAGTGGCATACCcagtgggcaagcagtctggtcacccagagcctcatctcatcactcGGGCCATTGCAGAGATGATTGCTTtagatgaccagccattccaggtggtggagaacgcTGGCTTCCGCCGGCTGCTCCTACTGCTTGCCCCCTACTATAAGATCCCCTCtcgcaccaccttcagtaggtgGGTGGTGCCTTCCCTGTaccaggcatgcagggaggctgtgtcagggctgctgcatgcagcagcgccTGACACAAGCGTGCACTTCACTGCTGACCTGTGGACCagcagcagtgggctgcacactttcctgtctctcacagctcactggtgggggcaagagagcgaggggacatctgctgctggatGTGTGGCCAGCCCTTCCCATGGAGCCAAGCACAGGTGGGCTCTGTTGTATGTGAAGGTAGTGGACACTAACCACACGACAGATGAACTGTCAGTGGCCATGAATCgccaggtggagggatggctttccgggcagccaaaccttcaccgAGGGTTCATAGTGACTGACAGTGGTCTGAATATAGTGAAGGCAGGAGAGCAGCtccagtttgtgtccatccattgtgtggcgcacactctgaacctggttgtgcgGGATGCACTTGGCCTTTCTGGGGCTAAGGCCAGGCGAGGCATCCGTGCTGAAGGCGCTAAGCGCCAgtctgctgccgccatggctgctcttgtagACAGGTGCCGCAGGATTGCAGCTTTCTTCCACCGGAGCGAAAAGGGTAGGCagatgctgaaggagaggcaggttgagctgggcctacctgaacacctgatccctcaggatgttccgacccggtggaactccacctttctcttgctccagcgcctgcaggagcaagagctggccatccaCGGCCTGGCAAGCAGaaatggcttggaagtgtgtgacctatccacCCAGGACTGGGGGCTCATTTCCGAGGTTGTCTTGACTCTCGaaccattctttgttgccacaaacagttTGTGTGCCGAGGCTGCAACgttgagccaggctttgcccgcagctcttctcctcgagaagacaatgggtgagctccagtccacgctgaacactgaggaagcaatcgccttggcaggtcggctgaggactggagtggtggatcggcTCAGCACACCCTTGGGTGAATCAgcagcacatgttttgtcctgcctatgtgaccccaggatgaagggcaaagctgtcacccctgaccagctgcccaggtggagggccctcctggttgaagaggttaggcaagcccaggagaggaggctggggcacagccaggaggagggtgctggagtgcctactgctagtgcacagtccactcctagcagcagcaccaccaccgcctccgggtccagcagcatggtgtccctggcagggtcGGCAGAGCCGGTAGTTCCACCTCAACATTCCACTCGGTGGTTCAAACAGAGGTCCCTTGGCGTCTTGCCAGGGTTACGGGAAGAGCCCTTCAGAAGTGCTGAGcagagtgttctgcagtacctgcaggagccagtagCAGGTCTTGAGATGGAGccgatccagttttgggcaacacgatgccaggtctggccagacttggcaacagttgccagacggttcctctcatgcccgccCAGCACTGTCCAgagcgagagggtgttctccatggctggggacgtggtgacacccctTCGCTCACGCTTGAAGGCTGACTTGGTGGAGCGGCtggtcttcctaaaggccaacctccccctgctgggctatccagagggaacaatggggaaactcaaaacacctcatCGTTCATcattggta